In Salinirussus salinus, the following proteins share a genomic window:
- a CDS encoding RAD55 family ATPase — MYDLGPELDDATVDPGTNLLVAGPPLTGKRRLAMELLAAGAAAGEGAVAVTTRDSAERVLSEYRSLVADPGSAAVGVVDCVTRNQGGSPTDSESVTYVSSPTDMTGIGISFSEFLEEFYERGYRRNRVLLDSLSTLLMYTDLQTVFQFMHVFTNRVEDAGALGLYVVDSTAHDPETMNTLTQLFDGVVEVDEDREVSVRLPDPGASAAGG, encoded by the coding sequence CCGGAACTCGACGACGCCACCGTCGACCCGGGGACGAACCTCCTGGTCGCCGGGCCGCCGCTCACCGGCAAGCGGCGCCTGGCGATGGAGCTGCTGGCGGCGGGGGCGGCCGCCGGCGAGGGAGCGGTGGCCGTCACCACCCGCGACTCCGCCGAGCGCGTGCTCTCCGAGTACCGGTCGCTGGTGGCCGACCCCGGGAGCGCCGCCGTCGGTGTCGTCGACTGCGTGACCCGGAATCAGGGGGGCTCGCCCACGGACTCCGAGTCCGTGACCTACGTCTCCTCCCCGACGGACATGACGGGGATCGGGATCAGTTTCTCGGAGTTTCTCGAGGAGTTCTACGAGCGCGGGTACCGGCGCAACCGGGTCCTGCTCGACTCGCTGTCGACGCTTCTGATGTACACCGACCTCCAGACGGTCTTCCAGTTCATGCACGTGTTCACGAACCGGGTCGAGGACGCCGGCGCCCTGGGGCTCTACGTCGTCGACTCGACGGCCCACGACCCGGAGACGATGAACACGCTCACGCAGCTGTTCGACGGCGTCGTCGAGGTCGACGAGGACCGCGAGGTCAGCGTCAGGCTCCCCGACCCGGGCGCGAGCGCGGCAGGGGGGTGA